Proteins from a genomic interval of Pseudomonas asplenii:
- a CDS encoding DUF6124 family protein → MESTLVTVYSILQAAAATAYENADHQAGPNRNVAMGVVHLIELAQWLVDSLLDKPLAADANSQPAQL, encoded by the coding sequence TTGGAATCCACCCTCGTCACCGTCTATTCAATCCTGCAGGCCGCCGCAGCGACAGCCTATGAAAACGCCGACCATCAGGCCGGCCCCAACCGCAACGTCGCCATGGGCGTCGTACACTTGATCGAGTTGGCGCAATGGTTGGTGGACTCGTTGCTGGACAAGCCGCTGGCGGCTGACGCCAATAGCCAGCCTGCTCAGCTCTGA
- a CDS encoding DUF4291 domain-containing protein codes for MPTPPLRQIRAQYDDRTIRVYQAYSDSIAESAIAHGTFVSPPFKMERMTWIKPSFLWMMYRAGWGLKDAGQTRILAIDISHEGFAWALEHSCPSHPEESMSQEQWLALKEKSPVRIQWDPERDLHLQPQTHRAIQIGLSKEAVSLYVNEWIQNITDVTPLARHIHGLVSENRLTEAQQTLPVEIEYRRPPVT; via the coding sequence TTGCCTACACCCCCGCTTCGCCAGATTCGTGCGCAGTACGACGACCGGACCATTCGCGTCTACCAGGCCTATTCGGACTCGATCGCCGAATCCGCTATCGCCCACGGAACCTTCGTCTCGCCGCCGTTCAAGATGGAACGGATGACCTGGATAAAACCCTCCTTCCTCTGGATGATGTACCGCGCCGGCTGGGGCCTGAAGGACGCCGGCCAGACACGCATCCTGGCGATCGACATCAGCCACGAAGGCTTCGCCTGGGCCCTGGAACATAGCTGCCCGAGCCATCCCGAAGAGTCAATGAGCCAGGAACAATGGCTGGCCCTGAAGGAGAAGTCTCCGGTCCGCATCCAGTGGGACCCGGAGCGTGACCTGCACCTGCAACCGCAGACCCACCGGGCCATCCAGATTGGCCTCAGTAAGGAAGCCGTCAGCCTCTACGTCAATGAGTGGATACAGAACATCACCGACGTGACCCCACTGGCTCGTCATATTCATGGGTTGGTATCCGAGAACAGGCTTACCGAGGCGCAGCAGACACTTCCAGTGGAAATCGAGTACAGGCGGCCGCCCGTTACCTGA
- a CDS encoding NADH:flavin oxidoreductase/NADH oxidase — translation MSVLFEPFKLKDVTLRNRIAIPPMCQYQANDGLINDWHHVHLASLARGGAGLLVVEATAVAPEGRITPGCAGIWNDEQAQAFVPVVKAIKATGSVPGIQIAHAGRKASANRPWEGDDHIAESDARGWQTIAPSALPFGAHLPKTPKAMTLEDIARVKQNFVDAARRARDAGFEWIELHFAHGYLGQSFFSEHSNQRTDAYGGSFENRSRFLLETLAAVREVWPENLPLTARFGVLEYDGRDEQTLTESIELARQFKAGGLDLLSVSVGFTIHEANIPWGPAFMGPIAERVRREAGLPVTSAWGFGTPQLAEGALQAGHLDLVSVGRAHLADPHWAYFAAKELGVDKAAWTLPAPYAHWLERYR, via the coding sequence ATGTCTGTTTTGTTCGAACCCTTCAAGCTCAAAGACGTCACGCTACGCAACCGTATCGCAATCCCGCCAATGTGCCAGTACCAGGCCAACGATGGCCTGATCAACGACTGGCACCATGTCCACCTCGCCAGCCTGGCGCGTGGCGGTGCCGGTCTGCTGGTGGTCGAAGCTACCGCCGTGGCACCGGAGGGTCGCATCACCCCCGGCTGTGCAGGCATCTGGAACGATGAACAGGCCCAGGCCTTCGTCCCCGTGGTCAAGGCCATCAAGGCCACAGGTTCGGTACCGGGTATCCAGATCGCCCATGCCGGGCGCAAGGCCAGCGCCAACCGTCCGTGGGAAGGCGACGACCACATTGCCGAGTCCGATGCCCGTGGCTGGCAGACCATCGCCCCGTCCGCCCTGCCCTTCGGCGCACACCTGCCGAAAACGCCAAAGGCCATGACCCTGGAGGACATCGCCCGGGTCAAGCAGAACTTCGTCGATGCCGCCCGCCGCGCCCGCGACGCCGGCTTCGAGTGGATCGAGCTGCACTTCGCCCACGGCTACCTCGGCCAGAGCTTCTTCTCCGAGCACTCCAACCAACGTACCGACGCCTACGGCGGCAGCTTCGAAAACCGTAGCCGCTTCCTGCTGGAAACCCTCGCCGCCGTGCGTGAAGTCTGGCCGGAAAACCTGCCACTGACCGCGCGTTTCGGCGTACTGGAATATGACGGGCGCGACGAGCAGACCCTCACCGAATCCATCGAGCTGGCTCGCCAGTTCAAGGCCGGCGGCCTGGACCTGCTGAGCGTCAGCGTCGGTTTCACCATTCACGAGGCCAACATCCCATGGGGCCCGGCGTTCATGGGCCCGATCGCCGAGCGTGTACGCCGCGAAGCCGGCCTGCCGGTGACCTCGGCCTGGGGCTTCGGCACCCCGCAACTGGCGGAAGGCGCACTGCAGGCCGGGCATCTGGACCTGGTCTCGGTCGGCCGGGCGCACCTGGCCGATCCACATTGGGCGTACTTCGCGGCCAAGGAACTGGGCGTCGACAAGGCCGCCTGGACCCTGCCGGCGCCTTACGCGCATTGGCTGGAGCGTTATCGTTAA
- a CDS encoding ArsR/SmtB family transcription factor, translating into MAINGSLVIIRSMREFKHPNPEDLMLERVLYALSDPVRMEIVRCLAGVAEASCGELDGGRPKSSMSHHFRVLRDAGLVHTRNVGTTHMNSLRSEMLDVRFPGLLGCILSQR; encoded by the coding sequence ATGGCAATAAACGGAAGCCTTGTTATCATTCGGTCCATGCGAGAATTCAAACACCCGAACCCCGAAGACCTCATGCTCGAACGCGTGCTCTACGCCTTGAGTGACCCCGTGCGCATGGAGATCGTTCGTTGCCTGGCAGGGGTTGCCGAAGCGAGCTGCGGCGAGCTGGACGGCGGACGGCCCAAGTCCAGCATGTCCCACCATTTTCGTGTGCTGCGCGATGCGGGGCTCGTACATACCCGTAATGTCGGCACCACGCACATGAACTCATTGCGCTCTGAAATGCTCGATGTGCGGTTTCCCGGTCTGCTCGGCTGCATTCTTTCCCAGCGTTGA
- a CDS encoding TraI domain-containing protein, with amino-acid sequence MLWRWLRKRKAAGSHGGEPVVGYFIPQSAAELLSTPRRQALLGQVWQLVSLSREQFDVLYLKPIERCAELAQQFPASPHDHHVYPGGLLDHCLSTLVYALKLRQSRLLPVGASAQVQGSQAEAWSVATAYAALLRDLGKLIVEVSIQLANGAVWHPWMGPPDRPYRFRYVNECPVRLHAAAAGVLLTQLVPHSTLQWLSGHPDLWSALIQVLAGHDEEAGVLGELVSQAYLASIASGREAAPVRPLEQSPIEVVPVMAVTPAATSDDAGDKTQGEAFIDWLREGILTSRIVTNTRAAKVHSVAGTAFVVSPGIFHRYVQEHPETAEVAQLQGTDDWRWVQRCFEKQRVHRKGSTGLNIWVCELQDLRKTRDIKGYLFKDPLLIFAETPADNPALRLKT; translated from the coding sequence ATGCTTTGGCGCTGGCTGCGGAAAAGAAAGGCTGCAGGTTCCCACGGAGGCGAACCTGTTGTCGGCTACTTCATCCCGCAGTCGGCTGCCGAGCTGCTTTCGACACCGCGTCGGCAAGCGCTGCTCGGACAGGTCTGGCAACTTGTCTCATTGTCCCGCGAACAGTTCGATGTGCTCTATCTCAAGCCCATCGAGCGTTGCGCCGAACTGGCTCAGCAATTTCCTGCCTCACCGCACGATCATCATGTCTATCCCGGTGGCCTGCTCGACCACTGCCTGAGCACCCTGGTCTATGCCCTGAAATTGCGCCAGTCGCGGTTGCTGCCGGTTGGCGCGAGTGCGCAGGTGCAGGGCAGTCAGGCGGAGGCCTGGAGCGTCGCAACGGCTTATGCGGCGTTGTTGCGTGATTTGGGCAAGCTCATCGTCGAGGTGAGTATACAACTGGCCAATGGCGCGGTATGGCATCCCTGGATGGGGCCGCCCGACCGACCCTATCGTTTCAGATACGTCAACGAATGCCCTGTGAGGCTTCATGCCGCGGCGGCAGGCGTGTTGCTCACCCAGTTGGTGCCTCATTCGACACTCCAGTGGTTGAGTGGCCACCCCGACCTATGGAGCGCCTTGATCCAGGTTCTGGCCGGGCACGATGAAGAGGCGGGCGTGTTGGGAGAACTGGTCAGCCAGGCTTATCTGGCTTCGATCGCCAGCGGACGGGAGGCTGCTCCGGTGCGGCCACTCGAACAGTCTCCCATCGAGGTGGTCCCGGTCATGGCGGTGACACCTGCGGCAACCAGCGATGATGCGGGCGACAAGACCCAGGGCGAGGCTTTCATCGATTGGCTGCGCGAAGGCATTCTCACGAGCAGGATCGTGACCAATACCCGTGCGGCAAAGGTCCACAGTGTGGCCGGTACAGCCTTCGTGGTTTCCCCGGGCATCTTCCATCGATATGTCCAGGAACACCCCGAGACTGCCGAGGTTGCCCAGTTGCAGGGCACAGATGATTGGCGCTGGGTTCAGCGCTGTTTCGAGAAGCAGCGAGTGCATCGTAAAGGCAGTACAGGCCTGAACATCTGGGTCTGTGAGCTTCAGGATCTGCGCAAGACCCGCGACATCAAGGGTTATCTGTTCAAGGACCCGCTGCTGATCTTTGCCGAGACACCGGCAGACAATCCTGCCTTGCGGCTGAAGACGTGA
- a CDS encoding GNAT family N-acetyltransferase: MSDWSIQTVTHESMDEVIDFVNDARRELFPMLANAPMPADLARFAETYLKDAGRFLIARDQGRLVAAIGYLPYDHRFPQLDYQGLRVVEVVRLFVLPEYRRHGLAAALFGALRDMAAQAGIQCLYLHTHPFLPGAITFWERQGFVIVDLEADPLWRTTHMQLMLE, encoded by the coding sequence ATGTCCGACTGGTCAATTCAAACCGTTACCCATGAATCCATGGATGAGGTGATCGACTTCGTCAACGACGCCCGCCGCGAACTTTTCCCCATGCTCGCCAACGCGCCGATGCCCGCCGACCTGGCCCGTTTCGCCGAAACCTACCTGAAGGACGCAGGCCGGTTTCTGATCGCCCGCGATCAGGGCCGATTGGTCGCAGCCATCGGCTATCTGCCCTATGACCACCGTTTCCCGCAACTGGACTATCAGGGTCTCCGGGTCGTCGAGGTGGTGCGTCTGTTCGTGCTGCCGGAATACCGCCGACATGGCCTGGCCGCCGCGCTGTTCGGCGCACTGCGGGACATGGCGGCGCAGGCGGGGATCCAGTGCCTCTACCTGCACACACATCCTTTTCTGCCTGGGGCAATCACCTTCTGGGAACGCCAGGGCTTCGTTATCGTGGACCTCGAGGCCGATCCGCTGTGGCGAACCACGCACATGCAATTGATGCTGGAGTGA
- a CDS encoding OsmC domain/YcaO domain-containing protein: MEIKVNFLDNLRLEAKFDDFTVVADQPIRYKGDGSAPSPFDYFLASSALCAAYFVKVYCDTRNIPTDHIRLSQNNIVDPENRYNQIFKIQVELPADISDKDRQGILRSIDRCTVKKVVQTGPDFVIEEVENLDADAQALLMPNTDSQASTYIAGKDLPLEQTIANMSAILSGLGMKIEIASWRNIVPNVWSLHIRDAQSPMCFTNGKGSTKESALASALGEFIERLNCNFFYNDQFWGEEIANAAFVHYPDERWFQPGRQDALPKEILDEHCLAIYNPDGELRGSHLYDTNSGNTERGICSLPFVRQSDGEVVYFPSNLIENLFLSNGMSAGNTLAEAQVQCLSEIFERAVKREILEGELALPDVPQEVLAKYPSILAGIQGLEEQGFPVLVKDASLGGEFPVMCVTLMNPRTGGVFASFGAHPSLEVALERSLTELLQGRSFEGLNDLPQPTFESQALMEPNNFVEHFIDSSGVVSWRFFSAKADYEFVEWDFSGQGEDSNAEEAAALFGTLENLEKEVYVAVYEHLGASACRILVPGYSEIYPVDDLIWDNTNKALFFREDILNLHRLDEEGLEALVGLLEESELDDYTDITTLIGIEFDENTAWGQLTILELKLLIHLALKNFEEAKELVETFLQYNDNTVERGLFYQALNAVLEVELDNELEMADYEANFRRMFGNPRMDAVLGSVDGSVRFFGLTPTSMKLEGLDRHQRLIDSYKKLHAARAKMVASR, translated from the coding sequence ATGGAAATCAAGGTCAACTTTCTCGACAACCTCCGACTCGAAGCCAAATTCGATGACTTCACGGTGGTGGCCGATCAACCCATTCGCTACAAGGGCGATGGCTCGGCCCCGAGCCCTTTCGACTATTTCCTGGCCTCGTCGGCCCTGTGCGCGGCTTACTTCGTCAAGGTATACTGCGACACCCGCAATATCCCCACCGACCATATCCGCCTGTCGCAGAACAACATCGTCGACCCGGAGAACCGCTACAACCAGATCTTCAAGATCCAGGTCGAGCTGCCTGCGGATATTTCCGACAAGGACCGCCAGGGCATCCTGCGCTCCATCGACCGGTGCACGGTGAAGAAGGTCGTGCAGACCGGCCCGGACTTCGTCATCGAGGAAGTGGAAAACCTCGACGCCGATGCCCAGGCCCTGCTGATGCCGAACACCGATTCGCAAGCGAGCACCTACATTGCCGGCAAGGACCTGCCGCTGGAGCAGACCATCGCCAACATGTCCGCCATCCTCTCGGGCCTGGGCATGAAGATCGAAATCGCTTCGTGGCGCAATATCGTGCCGAACGTCTGGTCGCTGCATATTCGCGATGCGCAATCGCCGATGTGCTTCACCAACGGCAAGGGCTCGACCAAGGAAAGCGCGCTGGCTTCGGCCCTGGGCGAGTTCATCGAGCGCCTGAACTGCAACTTCTTCTACAACGACCAGTTCTGGGGCGAAGAGATCGCCAATGCGGCGTTTGTGCACTACCCGGATGAGCGCTGGTTCCAGCCCGGCCGCCAGGACGCCCTGCCCAAGGAAATCCTCGACGAGCATTGCCTGGCGATCTACAACCCCGACGGCGAACTGCGTGGCTCGCACCTGTACGACACCAACTCCGGCAACACTGAGCGCGGCATCTGCTCGCTGCCGTTCGTACGCCAGTCGGACGGCGAGGTGGTGTACTTCCCGTCCAATCTGATCGAGAACCTGTTCCTCAGCAACGGCATGAGCGCCGGCAATACCCTGGCCGAAGCGCAGGTGCAGTGCCTGTCGGAGATCTTCGAGCGCGCGGTGAAACGCGAGATTCTGGAAGGTGAACTCGCCCTGCCGGATGTGCCACAGGAAGTCCTGGCCAAGTACCCAAGCATTCTGGCCGGTATCCAGGGCCTGGAGGAACAGGGTTTTCCGGTACTGGTGAAGGACGCGTCGCTGGGCGGCGAATTCCCGGTGATGTGCGTGACCCTGATGAACCCGCGCACCGGCGGCGTGTTCGCCTCGTTCGGCGCCCATCCGAGCCTCGAAGTCGCGTTGGAACGCAGCCTCACCGAACTGCTCCAGGGCCGCAGCTTCGAGGGGTTGAACGACCTGCCGCAGCCGACCTTCGAAAGCCAGGCGCTGATGGAGCCGAACAACTTCGTCGAGCACTTCATCGATTCCAGCGGCGTAGTGTCGTGGCGCTTCTTCAGCGCCAAGGCCGACTACGAATTCGTCGAATGGGACTTCTCCGGCCAGGGCGAAGACTCCAATGCCGAGGAAGCCGCAGCGCTGTTCGGTACCCTCGAGAACCTGGAAAAAGAAGTCTACGTGGCGGTGTATGAGCACCTGGGGGCATCGGCCTGTCGCATCCTGGTGCCGGGCTACTCGGAAATCTACCCGGTCGACGACCTGATCTGGGACAACACCAACAAGGCGCTGTTCTTCCGCGAAGACATCCTCAACCTGCACCGCCTGGACGAAGAAGGCCTGGAAGCACTGGTCGGCCTGCTGGAAGAAAGCGAGCTGGATGACTACACCGACATCACCACGCTGATCGGTATCGAGTTCGACGAAAACACCGCCTGGGGCCAGTTGACCATCCTCGAACTGAAACTGCTGATCCACCTGGCGTTGAAGAACTTCGAGGAAGCCAAGGAACTGGTCGAGACATTCCTGCAGTACAACGACAACACCGTCGAACGCGGGTTGTTCTACCAGGCGCTGAATGCGGTGCTGGAAGTGGAGTTGGACAACGAACTGGAGATGGCCGACTACGAAGCCAACTTCCGCCGGATGTTCGGCAACCCGCGCATGGACGCGGTGCTCGGCTCGGTAGACGGCAGCGTGCGCTTCTTCGGCCTGACGCCGACCAGCATGAAGCTCGAAGGCCTCGACCGCCATCAGCGCCTGATCGACAGCTACAAGAAACTGCACGCGGCACGAGCCAAGATGGTCGCCTCGCGTTAA
- a CDS encoding RidA family protein, translating to MKPSKKSLSGVAIMSVFIALLNQANANVPAPAVAEELPFSGAVRVGNTLYGAGQIGSDGNDRLVPGGIVPETRQALSNIKAVIEGNGFSLKDVVKCTVFLADISEFSSFNEVYRNFFSKPYPARSTVAVAGLVANARVEIECIAAKRDT from the coding sequence ATGAAACCGTCGAAAAAGAGTCTTTCCGGTGTGGCGATCATGAGTGTGTTCATCGCACTTCTGAACCAGGCAAATGCCAACGTGCCGGCACCGGCCGTTGCCGAGGAATTACCGTTTTCCGGTGCGGTTCGCGTGGGCAATACGCTTTACGGCGCCGGGCAGATCGGCAGCGATGGTAATGATCGACTGGTCCCAGGCGGTATCGTGCCGGAAACCCGGCAAGCCTTGAGCAATATCAAGGCGGTTATCGAAGGCAACGGCTTCAGCCTCAAGGACGTCGTGAAGTGCACGGTATTCCTCGCCGATATTTCTGAGTTTTCATCGTTCAACGAGGTTTATCGAAATTTCTTCTCGAAACCCTACCCGGCGCGCAGCACGGTGGCGGTAGCGGGCCTGGTCGCCAACGCACGGGTGGAAATCGAATGTATCGCGGCTAAACGAGATACTTGA
- a CDS encoding LysR family transcriptional regulator → MLDWENLRYFVAVVDAGSLSAAARRMKVDHATVSRRLSALEAELGVRLLERLPRRCNLTPMGAQIHRLAQDMERAAFGIERVASAEQASMSGKVTLSVPPVLGTNFFADRLAALRTRHPGIQLSMVNQAQSVSLERREADIAVRLFRPSEPANVTRRIGRMPFGLYCAHDYANAARPADWGFIAYDAQYADMPHQQWMLAVAAGRPVVCEVSDISTQQRVARSGLGVAGLPLFIGEHDPALKPLPFDGETFYCDIWLVVHGDLSKSPLIRAVLEYVSQTVEQVFAG, encoded by the coding sequence ATGCTGGACTGGGAAAATCTGCGTTACTTCGTCGCGGTCGTCGATGCGGGCAGCCTGTCTGCCGCAGCACGACGCATGAAAGTCGACCATGCGACGGTCAGCCGGCGTCTGTCGGCGCTCGAAGCCGAACTGGGCGTGAGGCTGCTCGAGCGGCTACCGCGCCGCTGCAACCTGACCCCAATGGGCGCGCAGATCCACCGACTCGCCCAGGACATGGAACGGGCAGCGTTCGGCATCGAACGGGTGGCCAGCGCCGAACAGGCGAGCATGTCGGGCAAGGTGACCTTGAGTGTGCCGCCGGTACTGGGGACGAACTTTTTTGCCGATCGTCTCGCGGCCTTGAGGACACGTCATCCGGGCATTCAACTGTCGATGGTCAACCAGGCACAGAGTGTGTCCCTGGAGCGCCGCGAGGCCGACATCGCGGTCCGGCTGTTTCGGCCAAGCGAACCGGCCAACGTCACCCGTCGCATCGGACGCATGCCGTTCGGGCTGTATTGCGCCCACGACTATGCCAACGCGGCACGACCGGCAGACTGGGGATTTATCGCCTATGACGCGCAGTATGCCGACATGCCACACCAGCAATGGATGCTGGCTGTGGCAGCGGGTCGTCCGGTGGTCTGCGAGGTCAGCGACATCAGCACCCAGCAACGGGTTGCGCGTTCGGGTCTTGGCGTCGCGGGCCTGCCGCTGTTCATCGGCGAGCACGACCCGGCGCTCAAGCCCCTGCCCTTCGACGGCGAAACCTTCTACTGCGATATCTGGCTGGTGGTGCATGGGGATCTGAGCAAGTCACCGTTGATCCGGGCTGTGCTCGAGTATGTTTCGCAAACGGTGGAGCAGGTGTTTGCGGGTTGA
- a CDS encoding MFS transporter, translating to MIEHPQPPSTRALLAACSGFAIVLIDVSVVNVALDALRSAFHTDVRGLQWVVNAYTLVFAASLLLAGTLSDRLGAKRLYLIGLMLFTAASLGCAVASTLWALIGWRVIQGFGAALLVPTSLALLRQLYTDPTLRSRAVGWWSAGGGIALAAGPVLGGVLMAYGGWRSVFLINLPVGLLSVWLTVGSVPDEAGQPGRKLDLPGQLTGALALVMLTLALTEAGHEGWGSPLTLAAFAVCLLAGGLFFHLEAGNPDAMLPPALLRNRVVRCTMAIGLIANLVFYGMVFTFSLYFQAQWHWTPERTGFAFLPMMAVLMVMNLLAARLATRWPGRTLVVMGLGISACGYGLMLAGLAEQSYRLLILPMLLAGGGIALAIPTITHAMLEAVPATHAGTASGTLNAARQMGGVMGVALLGAVANAPSAMGFTLGVCVLLLLLAMLVGFIGLKPLQRSDSPVGAS from the coding sequence ATGATTGAGCATCCGCAACCCCCTTCCACCCGAGCGCTGCTGGCCGCCTGTAGCGGATTCGCCATCGTTCTGATCGATGTCAGTGTGGTCAATGTGGCCCTCGATGCCTTGCGCAGTGCATTCCACACGGACGTGCGCGGCCTGCAGTGGGTCGTCAATGCCTACACTCTGGTGTTTGCCGCGTCGCTGCTGTTGGCTGGCACGCTGAGCGACCGTCTGGGCGCCAAGCGCCTGTACCTGATTGGCCTGATGCTATTTACCGCCGCCTCACTGGGCTGCGCAGTGGCCTCGACACTCTGGGCGCTGATCGGTTGGCGAGTCATTCAAGGGTTTGGCGCGGCGCTGTTGGTGCCGACCTCGCTCGCCTTGCTGCGTCAGCTCTATACCGATCCGACCCTGCGCAGCCGGGCGGTGGGCTGGTGGTCCGCTGGCGGTGGTATCGCGCTGGCTGCCGGACCCGTGCTGGGTGGGGTGTTGATGGCTTATGGAGGCTGGCGCAGCGTGTTTTTGATCAACCTGCCGGTTGGCCTGTTGAGTGTATGGCTGACGGTCGGTAGTGTCCCGGACGAAGCGGGGCAGCCTGGGCGCAAGCTGGACCTGCCCGGACAACTGACTGGGGCCCTGGCGCTGGTCATGCTTACGCTGGCCCTGACGGAGGCCGGTCATGAAGGGTGGGGCAGCCCGCTGACCCTGGCGGCTTTCGCGGTTTGCCTGTTGGCCGGTGGGCTGTTTTTCCATCTGGAGGCCGGTAATCCTGACGCCATGCTGCCGCCGGCTTTGCTGCGCAACCGAGTGGTCAGGTGCACGATGGCTATTGGATTGATCGCCAATCTGGTGTTTTACGGCATGGTCTTCACCTTCAGCCTGTACTTTCAGGCGCAATGGCACTGGACGCCGGAGCGCACGGGCTTCGCCTTCCTGCCGATGATGGCCGTGCTGATGGTGATGAACCTGCTGGCCGCTCGCCTGGCCACGCGCTGGCCTGGTCGCACCCTGGTCGTCATGGGGCTGGGTATTTCCGCCTGCGGGTACGGGCTGATGCTGGCGGGGCTGGCCGAGCAATCCTACCGGCTGTTGATCCTGCCGATGCTGCTGGCCGGCGGGGGAATAGCGCTGGCGATACCGACGATCACCCATGCGATGCTCGAAGCGGTACCGGCAACCCATGCCGGAACCGCTTCCGGAACCCTCAATGCGGCACGCCAGATGGGGGGCGTGATGGGCGTTGCGTTACTTGGCGCCGTGGCAAACGCGCCGTCTGCCATGGGCTTCACGCTGGGCGTTTGTGTGCTGCTGTTGCTGTTGGCGATGCTGGTCGGTTTCATCGGTCTGAAACCGCTCCAGCGCAGTGATTCGCCAGTAGGCGCGAGCTGA